TGGGGAAGATATTACCTTTTTTAGTGCAATGAAACTTCAACCATTACCCAAAACTAAACATCAGAAAAAGCTGTCAAATCATATTCATGTCCGGTTAACTGACGCGGATTACGAACAAATCCAGACTTTAGCCCAGGAAGTTAATCTCAGCATGAGCGAATTTGTCCGTCGTGCGGTCACAAGACGAGCAATGCCTCGTCCTTTAGCAGCATTCGACCTGAAAGCGTACCAAGTTTTATGCCAAATTAATAGCGAACTACGTCAAGCTGGTAACAACATCAATCAGATTGCCAAAGCCTGCAATACTTCTGTCATGTTAGGAGAACCCGTCGCTGTCAATCGAGCATTATTACAAAACACTCAACAACTTCTCAAAGAAAATCAAACTTTAATTCAAAACATTGCCAATGCACTTGCTCAATCAACTCAAGGATAAATGATTGGCAAACAAATTAAAGGTAAAGGATTTAGAGGCTGTCTCGATTACGTACTTGGTAAGAAAGGCGCTTACATAATTGGTGGTACTATGTGCGGA
The sequence above is a segment of the Phormidium ambiguum IAM M-71 genome. Coding sequences within it:
- a CDS encoding plasmid mobilization protein — protein: MKLQPLPKTKHQKKLSNHIHVRLTDADYEQIQTLAQEVNLSMSEFVRRAVTRRAMPRPLAAFDLKAYQVLCQINSELRQAGNNINQIAKACNTSVMLGEPVAVNRALLQNTQQLLKENQTLIQNIANALAQSTQG